From the genome of Terriglobia bacterium, one region includes:
- a CDS encoding protein kinase, with the protein MEAHAISSLQHSHICTLHDVGSQNGVDFLVMEYLEGETLADRLSRGPLKIGEVLKISTEIADALEKAHKQGIVHRDLKPGNIMLTRSGAKLLDFGLAKPTAAIAAGSAGNTAPNTPTVSVAALTSPASPLTQKGSVVGTFQYMAPEVLQGAEADARSDIFSFGCVLYEMIAGHPAFEGKTQVSVLAAILEKDPEPVASLQPLTPPALEFCIRTCLAKEPDARSQTVHDVSLQLQFAMQTAAVLPAPSGMRRVPQVVLAAGAALLLMMTAALAYFAMPRSQTLPVLRTSIVAPPGALFDATGDFSAPPAISPDGKTLVFGLQSGNGGRKLYVRSLDQEDVRPLEGTEGATFPFWSPDSRSIAFFDGGKLKKMPVDGGPATELAVAPNGRGGSWGSRNIIIFAPDFRSGLMQVSADGGTATPVTTVDSSLHSTHRWPVFLPDGKHFLFFANNHSGGIAEKNGIYFGMLGNASVHEVVATDAGALYRSGYLLFHMGNRMVAQPMDPESGKLSGNALHVVAGITTDIAVWRMLATASDTGLMVYGSGGGTGGTIDLTWYDRSGESLGTIDRGVFREPRLSPDGRELAVAEFVDNQNQIYSFDVARGVKTRITFDNAAHIAPAWSPDGKTIAYSAISGNAQVGWTIFAKTVQGASSPKLIVPYTPGSQKNNGVPEWVPGSNYLLYHAATGPAGQKIMAAPLVGNSKPFTVIAPQSPHGNIRNYRVSPDGKWIAFECDDGGQPDIYVSSFPSNGTRTQITSGGGLYPVWQHNGKDLYYLDPHTLMITEVPVTATGAEFQFGTPKPLFRVQTAATGSFVYDVTHDGKKFVITSAPPLANVPLTLMTNWPGQLKQK; encoded by the coding sequence GTGGAAGCTCACGCAATCTCTTCGCTTCAGCATTCGCACATCTGTACTCTGCACGACGTCGGCTCACAGAACGGTGTCGACTTTCTTGTCATGGAGTACCTGGAGGGCGAAACGCTGGCTGACCGGCTGAGCCGAGGTCCGCTGAAGATCGGTGAGGTATTGAAGATTTCGACGGAAATCGCTGACGCGCTGGAGAAAGCGCACAAACAGGGGATCGTTCACCGCGACCTGAAGCCGGGCAATATCATGCTCACAAGGTCCGGGGCCAAGCTGTTGGACTTCGGACTGGCGAAGCCGACGGCAGCGATCGCGGCGGGTAGCGCTGGGAATACGGCGCCGAACACGCCAACGGTGAGCGTGGCAGCGCTGACTTCACCGGCATCGCCGCTGACGCAAAAAGGTTCGGTGGTCGGAACTTTCCAGTACATGGCACCCGAGGTGCTCCAGGGAGCGGAGGCGGATGCTCGCAGCGACATTTTCAGCTTTGGATGCGTGCTTTACGAGATGATCGCAGGGCATCCCGCGTTTGAAGGTAAGACGCAAGTTTCCGTGCTCGCGGCAATTCTGGAGAAGGATCCGGAACCTGTGGCGTCTCTCCAGCCATTGACCCCACCCGCATTGGAGTTCTGCATCCGCACCTGCCTGGCGAAAGAGCCCGATGCTCGTTCCCAGACGGTCCACGATGTGAGCCTGCAACTGCAATTCGCGATGCAAACGGCGGCAGTTCTTCCTGCACCTTCGGGAATGAGGCGGGTACCGCAGGTTGTGCTTGCGGCAGGAGCGGCTTTGTTGCTGATGATGACGGCGGCCCTTGCATACTTTGCGATGCCCCGGTCGCAAACTCTGCCGGTGCTGAGGACCTCGATCGTCGCACCTCCAGGCGCCTTGTTCGACGCGACCGGAGATTTCAGCGCGCCTCCCGCAATCTCGCCGGACGGCAAGACACTTGTATTCGGCCTGCAATCAGGCAACGGAGGCCGGAAATTATACGTGCGCTCCCTCGACCAGGAGGACGTGCGCCCGCTGGAAGGAACGGAGGGAGCAACTTTTCCGTTCTGGTCGCCCGACAGCCGCTCTATCGCATTCTTCGACGGCGGGAAGCTGAAGAAAATGCCGGTCGACGGCGGACCCGCGACCGAACTGGCGGTCGCCCCAAACGGGAGAGGTGGATCTTGGGGAAGCAGAAACATCATCATCTTTGCTCCCGACTTCCGCAGCGGACTGATGCAGGTCAGCGCCGATGGCGGAACTGCTACACCGGTCACGACGGTCGACTCTTCGTTACACAGCACACACCGCTGGCCCGTATTCCTCCCCGACGGAAAGCACTTCCTGTTTTTTGCCAACAATCACTCCGGTGGAATCGCCGAGAAAAACGGGATTTACTTCGGCATGCTGGGTAACGCTTCGGTGCATGAAGTAGTCGCAACCGATGCGGGCGCACTGTACCGCTCCGGATACCTTCTATTTCACATGGGCAACCGTATGGTGGCTCAGCCGATGGATCCTGAATCCGGCAAACTCAGCGGCAACGCGCTACACGTGGTCGCCGGTATTACGACCGATATTGCCGTTTGGCGCATGCTGGCTACCGCTTCGGATACCGGTCTGATGGTATATGGCAGCGGCGGCGGGACGGGTGGAACCATTGACCTGACGTGGTATGACCGCTCAGGCGAGTCGCTGGGAACGATTGACCGTGGCGTTTTTCGTGAGCCACGTCTCTCTCCGGATGGGCGCGAATTGGCAGTCGCGGAGTTCGTTGATAACCAGAACCAGATTTACTCTTTCGATGTGGCACGCGGCGTGAAGACCAGAATTACCTTCGACAATGCCGCCCATATCGCGCCGGCGTGGTCGCCCGATGGGAAGACGATCGCTTACTCCGCTATATCAGGAAATGCGCAGGTCGGATGGACGATTTTCGCCAAAACGGTCCAGGGCGCGAGTTCGCCGAAGCTGATTGTGCCGTACACGCCGGGTTCACAGAAAAACAATGGAGTCCCTGAATGGGTGCCGGGCAGCAACTATCTTCTGTATCACGCCGCGACAGGGCCGGCGGGGCAGAAGATCATGGCCGCGCCGCTGGTGGGCAACTCGAAACCGTTCACCGTTATTGCGCCGCAGTCGCCCCACGGAAATATTCGGAACTACCGTGTGTCACCGGATGGGAAGTGGATTGCATTTGAGTGCGACGACGGTGGGCAACCCGATATCTATGTCTCATCGTTTCCCAGCAACGGCACGCGAACACAGATTACCAGCGGTGGAGGTCTCTATCCGGTCTGGCAGCACAACGGAAAAGACCTTTACTACCTCGATCCCCACACCCTGATGATCACCGAGGTGCCGGTGACTGCCACCGGCGCGGAATTTCAGTTCGGTACGCCCAAGCCGCTGTTCCGCGTGCAGACAGCGGCTACCGGAAGCTTTGTATATGACGTCACGCATGACGGAAAGAAGTTCGTGATCACGTCCGCGCCGCCATTGGCCAACGTGCCGTTGACACTCATGACGAATTGGCCCGGGCAGCTGAAGCAGAAATGA
- a CDS encoding fumarylacetoacetate hydrolase family protein — MRLVQFRVKGRSRLGLVVDGRIVDVASAAAKRGYDIAPFHSTLALLEAGPVASDFVRELGYDNQALLLTEAELDYPVAARKIVAIGLNYLDHAKEAGQAVPTTPLCFAKFTSSLSGPYDPIQLPAEDAQVDFEGELGVVIGRTAHFISEADAMECIAGYVVFNDVSARKWQFADGQWTRGKSCDTFSPNGPCLVTRDEVPDPGNLRVTTRVNGELMQDSSTKQLIFNIPQLISYLSKSFSFHPGDIIATGTPPGVGFSRNPPRFLHEGDVVEVEIEGVGKIANRVVRGY; from the coding sequence ATGCGTCTTGTGCAATTCCGAGTGAAAGGTCGAAGCCGTTTGGGCCTGGTGGTTGACGGACGAATTGTCGATGTCGCGAGCGCGGCGGCAAAACGCGGATACGACATTGCGCCGTTCCATTCGACGCTCGCGTTACTTGAGGCCGGACCGGTGGCATCCGACTTCGTTCGGGAATTGGGTTACGACAATCAGGCATTGTTGCTCACAGAAGCTGAATTGGACTATCCGGTAGCAGCACGGAAAATTGTCGCAATCGGTCTTAATTACCTGGACCATGCGAAAGAAGCCGGACAGGCGGTTCCGACCACGCCGCTGTGTTTTGCGAAATTCACCTCAAGTCTTTCTGGCCCGTACGACCCGATTCAACTCCCTGCAGAGGATGCCCAAGTAGATTTCGAAGGGGAGCTGGGGGTAGTGATTGGACGCACAGCGCACTTCATTTCCGAAGCGGATGCCATGGAGTGCATCGCGGGATACGTCGTTTTCAACGATGTCTCCGCTCGAAAGTGGCAATTCGCGGATGGTCAATGGACGCGAGGCAAATCGTGTGACACTTTCTCCCCGAATGGCCCCTGCCTGGTAACGCGAGATGAAGTCCCGGACCCTGGGAACCTGCGTGTCACAACGCGAGTCAATGGTGAGCTTATGCAAGATTCGAGCACAAAACAGCTCATCTTCAACATTCCTCAATTGATCTCGTATCTCTCGAAGAGTTTCAGCTTCCATCCGGGCGACATTATTGCGACTGGCACGCCGCCAGGTGTCGGCTTCTCACGCAACCCGCCAAGATTCTTGCACGAAGGAGATGTCGTCGAGGTCGAAATCGAGGGGGTCGGAAAGATCGCAAATCGCGTAGTGCGCGGATATTGA
- a CDS encoding SMP-30/gluconolactonase/LRE family protein, producing MKSAFPIDRFEIFAEGFDHPEGLAFDRDGNLWVGGELGQIYCVDAKRKITLITTLGGFNLGLTFSAGQDLYVCNSKLGALVHLNRSGKVLRSWERVGRYRLRTPNFAVFDRHGNLYFSDSGEWRANDGLLFVLRPSGKIEQLLEGLKFPNGLSLSADEKTLFVVQSTADNVLAVPIPSPAKVGRPRIHAGGLHNVPDGAALDAAGNLYVTCYASHNIYRVTPSGKASLFAEDREGTMLASPTNIAFGGPGFDEMYFANLSRWHICRLKAGIKGQPLANQR from the coding sequence ATGAAATCTGCCTTTCCAATAGATCGCTTCGAAATTTTCGCCGAGGGATTCGATCATCCTGAGGGTCTCGCCTTCGATCGTGACGGGAACCTCTGGGTCGGCGGCGAACTCGGCCAGATCTACTGCGTCGATGCAAAACGCAAAATCACCTTAATCACAACCCTCGGCGGCTTCAATCTCGGACTTACCTTTTCGGCCGGTCAGGATTTGTATGTTTGCAACTCCAAACTTGGTGCGCTGGTTCATCTCAATCGGTCGGGCAAAGTCCTCCGCTCGTGGGAGAGGGTGGGCCGCTATCGTCTCAGGACGCCGAATTTCGCCGTCTTCGACCGCCACGGAAATCTTTATTTCAGCGACTCTGGTGAGTGGCGAGCCAATGACGGGTTGCTTTTCGTACTACGGCCCAGTGGAAAGATCGAACAACTGCTTGAAGGCCTCAAATTCCCAAATGGCCTTTCCCTCAGCGCGGATGAGAAAACACTCTTCGTCGTCCAGAGCACCGCGGACAATGTTCTGGCTGTTCCCATCCCTTCGCCCGCCAAAGTTGGCAGGCCTCGAATCCATGCGGGCGGGCTGCACAACGTGCCGGATGGCGCGGCGCTGGATGCTGCTGGGAACCTCTACGTCACCTGTTACGCTTCACATAACATTTATCGCGTGACGCCAAGCGGAAAAGCCTCTCTCTTCGCCGAGGACCGCGAAGGCACTATGCTCGCCAGTCCTACAAACATCGCTTTTGGCGGTCCCGGTTTCGACGAAATGTACTTTGCCAACCTTAGCCGCTGGCATATCTGTCGTCTCAAAGCAGGCATCAAGGGACAACCGCTTGCAAACCAGCGCTAG
- a CDS encoding enolase C-terminal domain-like protein codes for MKITDIRWTRAFIPIEAPLRYSVGSHPGFSRIIIEIETDEGITGLGECYTGATRTGQLEDLKPQLIGEDPMNLERIRWKVAAPSSVKLFGFALGFAGIEFALLDIQGKALNRSVCDILGGRIRDEVPFAAYLFYRYANEQGVGEISNAEQMVAFAKDLVQRYGFKTLKYKNGVLPPDDEIDTFIALRQAFPKHRIRLDPNAVWTVTTAVDVARRLHDYNMEYLEDPVWGMRAMQRVNAKAPWVTLASNMSVFAFEDLAPNIMSDVLDVVLLDPHWYGGIHRAKLAGQICEALGVDAGMHSGAEFGISQAAMIHLAACLPNLVLAADSHYHHLTDDIIEGGKLEFKNGCMKVPTGPGLGVSLDRDKLARYHELSKKQEMGAWTDDPNRRGKVITQPKW; via the coding sequence ATGAAAATTACCGATATCCGTTGGACACGCGCATTCATTCCGATCGAAGCGCCGCTTCGATATTCCGTCGGTTCACACCCCGGATTCTCTCGCATCATCATCGAAATCGAAACCGATGAAGGCATTACCGGGCTTGGCGAGTGTTACACAGGAGCAACTCGCACCGGCCAGCTGGAAGACCTCAAGCCACAGCTCATCGGCGAAGATCCCATGAACCTGGAGCGGATCCGATGGAAGGTGGCGGCTCCCAGTTCAGTTAAACTTTTCGGCTTCGCGCTCGGCTTTGCCGGAATCGAATTCGCTCTTCTCGACATCCAGGGCAAGGCTCTCAACCGTTCCGTTTGCGACATCCTCGGCGGACGTATTCGCGATGAGGTTCCATTTGCCGCTTACCTTTTCTATCGGTATGCGAACGAACAGGGTGTCGGCGAGATTTCGAACGCAGAGCAGATGGTCGCATTCGCAAAAGACCTCGTCCAGCGTTATGGCTTCAAAACTCTGAAATACAAGAACGGTGTACTGCCCCCGGACGACGAAATCGACACCTTCATTGCGTTGCGCCAGGCCTTCCCCAAGCATCGCATCCGCCTCGATCCCAATGCCGTCTGGACTGTGACTACGGCGGTTGACGTGGCGCGACGTCTCCATGACTACAACATGGAGTACCTGGAAGATCCCGTGTGGGGTATGCGTGCCATGCAGCGCGTGAACGCGAAAGCGCCGTGGGTTACGTTGGCATCGAACATGTCGGTATTCGCCTTTGAGGACCTCGCTCCGAACATAATGTCCGATGTTCTAGACGTCGTACTCCTCGACCCGCACTGGTATGGAGGTATCCACCGCGCCAAACTCGCCGGCCAGATCTGCGAAGCCCTTGGCGTGGATGCAGGCATGCACAGCGGCGCCGAATTCGGCATCTCGCAGGCGGCGATGATCCACCTCGCCGCTTGCCTGCCGAACCTCGTGCTCGCGGCAGACTCACACTACCACCACCTCACCGACGACATCATCGAGGGTGGCAAACTGGAATTTAAGAACGGCTGCATGAAAGTCCCAACCGGACCGGGCTTGGGTGTGTCGCTCGATCGCGACAAACTGGCTCGTTACCACGAATTGTCGAAGAAGCAGGAAATGGGCGCGTGGACCGATGACCCCAATCGCCGCGGGAAGGTGATCACGCAGCCGAAGTGGTAG
- a CDS encoding SDR family oxidoreductase translates to MKIDLTGKVAVVTGGAMGIGEASARKLASAGASIAILDADASAGTKTAADIGKSGAACNFFHCDMSKSEQVEHAISGVVARYHSIDIVVSNAGIQAYGDVITTSEADWDRLLGINLKGCFLVSKFAVPHMLKKGGAVVVIGSVQSFTAIQNSVAYVTSKHALLGLARAMALDYAKNGIRVNCICPGAIDTPMLRWAASLSPDPESVIRTCDRMHALGRIGKPDEVADAVLYLASPMSSFITGASLLVDGGMLVPTGGMGFQEGGTGAATHE, encoded by the coding sequence ATGAAGATCGACCTGACCGGCAAGGTTGCTGTCGTAACTGGCGGCGCCATGGGTATCGGCGAAGCGAGCGCACGCAAACTGGCGTCAGCAGGAGCGTCGATTGCCATTCTCGACGCGGACGCTTCGGCCGGAACCAAAACCGCAGCCGACATAGGTAAGAGCGGTGCTGCATGCAATTTCTTTCACTGCGACATGAGCAAGTCCGAGCAGGTCGAACACGCAATCAGCGGCGTCGTTGCGCGATATCACTCCATCGACATCGTCGTGAGCAATGCCGGGATCCAGGCTTACGGCGATGTCATCACAACCTCGGAAGCGGACTGGGACCGACTACTTGGCATCAACCTGAAAGGCTGTTTCCTCGTTTCGAAATTCGCTGTTCCCCACATGCTGAAGAAAGGCGGGGCTGTTGTCGTGATCGGATCTGTCCAGAGCTTCACCGCTATTCAGAATTCTGTCGCCTATGTCACGTCCAAGCACGCTCTGCTCGGACTCGCCCGCGCGATGGCGTTGGATTACGCAAAGAATGGTATCCGCGTGAACTGCATCTGCCCCGGCGCAATCGACACGCCCATGCTCCGCTGGGCGGCCAGCCTGTCTCCTGACCCGGAGTCCGTGATACGAACCTGCGATCGCATGCACGCTCTCGGTCGCATCGGCAAGCCGGATGAAGTTGCGGATGCTGTGCTCTATCTTGCCTCGCCGATGTCTTCTTTCATTACTGGCGCTTCACTCCTGGTTGACGGCGGAATGCTTGTACCCACCGGCGGAATGGGATTCCAGGAAGGTGGCACGGGAGCAGCGACACACGAATGA
- a CDS encoding glucose 1-dehydrogenase, with translation MKLQRKTAIITGAAAGIGAASATLFASEGANVVAVDLDGSRLDDLAKQITTSGGECLAVRCDVSQRANVQSAIQAAIDRYRRIDILFNNAGIVPVGKIDTTEEAEWDRAMAINVKSMYLFCHAVIVHFRQNGGGVILNTASATVLRTVPDRACYTATKAAVLGLTKSMALDYVRDNIRVNCLCPGTIDTPSLAQRIAALPDPIAARKTFIARQPMGRFGTAEEVARAALYLVSDEATFITGTAFPVDGGFGL, from the coding sequence ATGAAACTCCAACGTAAAACCGCAATAATTACCGGCGCCGCGGCCGGCATTGGAGCAGCTTCCGCGACGCTTTTTGCGTCGGAAGGTGCAAACGTTGTTGCCGTCGATCTCGACGGCTCAAGGCTTGACGATCTCGCTAAACAGATCACCACATCTGGCGGCGAGTGCCTGGCAGTTCGTTGCGATGTGAGCCAACGAGCCAATGTGCAAAGCGCGATCCAAGCGGCTATCGATCGTTATCGCCGGATCGACATCCTCTTCAACAATGCCGGGATCGTTCCAGTCGGCAAAATTGACACGACGGAGGAAGCCGAGTGGGATCGCGCCATGGCGATCAACGTCAAGAGCATGTACTTGTTTTGCCACGCCGTGATTGTCCATTTTCGACAAAACGGCGGCGGCGTGATTCTCAACACCGCTTCGGCGACAGTACTCCGCACTGTTCCAGATAGAGCCTGCTACACCGCGACGAAAGCCGCCGTCCTTGGACTCACGAAGTCCATGGCTCTCGATTATGTCCGCGACAACATTCGCGTGAACTGCCTGTGTCCCGGCACTATCGATACGCCCTCGCTCGCTCAGCGCATTGCCGCGCTTCCGGACCCCATCGCTGCGAGAAAGACCTTTATCGCGCGCCAGCCGATGGGCCGCTTCGGCACGGCCGAAGAGGTTGCCCGCGCCGCCCTCTACCTCGTTTCCGACGAGGCCACCTTCATTACCGGTACCGCATTCCCAGTGGACGGAGGCTTCGGTCTTTAG
- a CDS encoding branched-chain amino acid transaminase, producing the protein MPLQKTEKIWHNGKLIAWDDAKLHVMAHVVNYGSSLFEGVRCYKRPSGAGIFRAAEHIQRLIDSSKIYRIEVPYTRDELVQGMVDVVKVNGVAPCYIRPIVLRGYGEAGVNPFNSPTEVYIANYPWGKYLGGTEDEGVDVCVSSWTRLAPNTMPAMAKSGANYMNSQLIKMEAIVNGYVEGIALDVNGYVSEGSGENLFVVRRGKLLTAPLGNSVLPGITRDSVIDLAKDLGIPVIEQMIPREMLYISDEVFFTGTAAEITPIRSVDKITVGNGKIGPITKQIKNELFGIFDGSRPDKYNWFTPVAVEVKQPVSV; encoded by the coding sequence ATGCCCCTCCAGAAGACCGAGAAGATCTGGCACAACGGAAAACTCATAGCCTGGGACGATGCGAAGCTGCACGTCATGGCTCACGTGGTGAACTACGGTTCGTCACTGTTCGAGGGCGTGCGTTGCTATAAGCGTCCGAGCGGCGCCGGGATTTTTCGCGCGGCAGAGCATATTCAGCGGTTGATTGATTCGTCGAAGATTTACCGCATCGAAGTTCCGTATACACGGGACGAACTGGTGCAGGGCATGGTGGACGTGGTGAAGGTCAACGGTGTTGCGCCGTGCTACATACGTCCAATCGTGCTGCGTGGATACGGCGAGGCGGGCGTGAATCCGTTCAATTCGCCGACCGAGGTTTATATCGCGAACTATCCGTGGGGCAAATACCTGGGTGGCACGGAAGACGAGGGCGTGGATGTGTGCGTATCGTCGTGGACGCGGCTGGCGCCGAACACGATGCCTGCGATGGCAAAATCCGGCGCAAATTACATGAATTCGCAGCTGATCAAGATGGAAGCGATCGTGAACGGCTATGTCGAGGGCATTGCACTGGACGTGAATGGTTACGTCAGCGAGGGTTCGGGCGAGAACCTGTTCGTTGTTCGGAGAGGGAAGCTGTTGACGGCACCGCTGGGGAACTCGGTGCTGCCTGGTATTACTCGCGATTCGGTCATCGACCTGGCGAAGGATCTCGGGATCCCGGTGATCGAGCAGATGATTCCGCGCGAGATGCTGTACATCTCCGACGAAGTGTTCTTCACGGGCACTGCAGCGGAAATTACACCCATACGGTCAGTGGACAAGATCACGGTCGGCAACGGCAAAATCGGGCCGATCACGAAGCAGATCAAGAACGAGCTCTTCGGGATCTTCGATGGATCGAGGCCGGATAAGTACAACTGGTTCACGCCGGTGGCGGTGGAAGTGAAGCAACCGGTCAGTGTATAA
- a CDS encoding putative glycoside hydrolase has translation MPRKKLSTVTILAGVLVLAAVSLYSMGHAAISRSGSGQPQKQEVSALHTPAAHGDVLSTKDAKRKGTAAPAQAETPIIVPPGAELHTIAKGETIPGLLYSYLPQTKYMTKPEFEAALRQANPRLKGLFPKPGTKVIIPGIEPQPIVEKSVPVPKDYEVKAIYLTGVMAGSENGLKIIQRWKQAGGNAVVFDIKDSDGLLSIPFDNPLAPHNKHVPIRNLPKFTRYLHSLGMHAIARIAIFRDEYIATQHPQLAVKSRKTGLPWKENGKQVWTDPSHNEVQNYDIALAKYVADSGADEIQFDYVRFPAEGDQKDAKFMFETEHPKWQRADVIEDFLTKAHEALKQKHVLFSLDVFGVMAWQRTVDLSHTGQDIVRMAKHCDVISPMIYPSHFFGMDGIAQPGDAPEHFIGESMDRFVKITAGSGVVLRPWLQAFGWRTKTYSVDYILTQVKTSNARGGIGFLFWNARNDYSKPFGAMPLMEANKQVYFHVPKAPVTTASVAAK, from the coding sequence ATGCCACGGAAGAAGTTGTCGACGGTGACGATTCTGGCCGGCGTCCTTGTGCTGGCCGCGGTTTCGCTCTACTCAATGGGCCATGCGGCGATTTCGCGGTCGGGGTCGGGACAGCCGCAGAAACAGGAAGTGTCAGCGCTGCATACTCCCGCCGCTCACGGTGATGTGCTTTCGACGAAGGATGCGAAAAGGAAAGGTACGGCCGCGCCCGCGCAGGCGGAGACGCCCATCATCGTGCCGCCGGGAGCGGAACTGCATACGATCGCGAAGGGCGAGACGATCCCGGGATTGTTGTATTCGTATTTGCCGCAGACGAAGTACATGACGAAACCGGAGTTCGAGGCGGCGTTGCGACAGGCGAACCCGCGGTTGAAAGGATTGTTCCCGAAACCCGGCACAAAGGTGATCATCCCGGGAATTGAGCCGCAGCCGATTGTGGAGAAGTCGGTGCCGGTTCCCAAGGATTACGAGGTAAAAGCGATCTATTTGACCGGCGTGATGGCCGGCAGCGAAAACGGGCTGAAGATCATTCAGCGGTGGAAACAGGCGGGCGGAAATGCGGTCGTGTTCGATATTAAAGATAGCGATGGTCTGCTGAGTATTCCGTTCGACAATCCGCTGGCGCCGCACAACAAGCATGTTCCAATCCGTAACCTGCCGAAGTTCACTCGCTACCTGCACAGTCTTGGAATGCACGCTATCGCGCGCATCGCGATCTTCCGGGACGAGTATATTGCGACACAGCATCCCCAATTGGCGGTGAAGTCTCGGAAGACGGGACTGCCTTGGAAGGAGAACGGGAAACAGGTCTGGACGGATCCGTCGCACAACGAAGTGCAGAACTACGACATTGCTCTGGCGAAGTATGTGGCTGATAGCGGGGCAGACGAGATCCAGTTCGATTATGTGCGCTTCCCGGCGGAGGGCGATCAGAAGGATGCGAAGTTCATGTTCGAGACGGAGCATCCAAAGTGGCAACGCGCGGACGTGATTGAGGATTTCCTGACCAAGGCGCATGAGGCGCTGAAGCAGAAGCACGTACTGTTTTCGCTCGACGTGTTCGGGGTGATGGCGTGGCAGCGGACCGTAGATTTGAGCCACACGGGACAGGACATCGTGAGGATGGCGAAGCACTGCGACGTGATCTCGCCGATGATTTATCCGTCGCACTTCTTCGGGATGGATGGGATTGCCCAGCCGGGAGATGCGCCGGAGCATTTTATTGGCGAGTCGATGGACCGGTTCGTGAAAATCACGGCGGGTTCGGGAGTGGTGCTGCGGCCGTGGTTGCAGGCTTTCGGGTGGCGGACGAAGACGTATTCTGTCGATTACATCCTGACGCAGGTGAAGACGTCGAATGCGCGTGGCGGGATCGGGTTCCTGTTCTGGAATGCGCGGAACGATTATTCGAAGCCGTTTGGAGCCATGCCGTTGATGGAGGCAAATAAGCAGGTGTACTTCCATGTGCCGAAAGCACCTGTGACGACGGCGAGTGTGGCGGCGAAGTAA
- a CDS encoding AAA family ATPase, producing the protein MKTGLNATLDPNRRSTEAQDFEAALRRRIVGQELAVEKVTEIYQMFLASLNPPNRPVGNLLFLGPTGSGKTRVVEAMAESLFGDARAVVKIDCAEFQHSHEIAKLIGSPPGYLGHRETHPLLTQEALNQWHTEKLKLSLVLFDEIEKASDALWQLLLGILDKATLTLGDNRRVDLSQCVIVMTSNLGAAEMNELINGTMGFSPVPAVFDTKLDEKINRTAVEAARRKFSPEFMNRIDKVVVFKTLRSEHLGQILEIELGMVQQRILQATGNNQFVFTCTPKVKQFLLTEGTDLKYGARHLKRAIERFVVFPLANLVATGQVKLGDFIRIDMDSSGEMTFVKEAEGALVPVLLEKYGPEFVSQNSAARATRSVSRREAAGGGSLLDHK; encoded by the coding sequence ATGAAGACCGGACTTAACGCTACTCTTGATCCGAATCGTCGGTCCACCGAGGCCCAGGACTTCGAGGCGGCATTACGTCGGCGAATTGTTGGACAGGAACTCGCCGTCGAAAAAGTCACCGAGATCTACCAGATGTTCCTCGCATCCCTCAACCCTCCGAACCGTCCCGTGGGCAATCTTCTGTTTCTTGGCCCAACCGGTTCGGGCAAAACTCGCGTCGTCGAAGCCATGGCCGAATCCCTCTTCGGAGACGCGCGTGCGGTCGTCAAAATCGACTGTGCCGAGTTCCAGCACTCGCACGAGATCGCCAAGCTCATTGGTTCTCCCCCCGGCTACCTCGGCCACCGCGAAACCCATCCGCTCCTCACCCAGGAAGCGCTCAACCAGTGGCACACGGAAAAGCTCAAGCTCTCGCTCGTTCTCTTCGACGAAATCGAGAAAGCTTCCGACGCTCTCTGGCAGCTCCTGCTCGGCATCCTCGACAAGGCTACGCTCACCCTCGGCGACAATCGCCGGGTCGACCTCTCTCAGTGCGTTATCGTAATGACCTCGAACCTCGGCGCCGCCGAGATGAACGAACTCATCAACGGTACTATGGGATTCTCTCCCGTGCCCGCCGTCTTCGACACCAAGCTCGACGAGAAGATCAATCGCACTGCCGTCGAAGCCGCGCGTCGCAAGTTCTCGCCCGAGTTCATGAACCGCATTGACAAAGTTGTCGTGTTCAAGACGCTCCGCTCCGAGCACCTCGGCCAGATCCTCGAAATCGAACTCGGCATGGTCCAGCAGCGAATCCTGCAGGCCACCGGAAACAACCAGTTCGTCTTTACCTGTACGCCAAAGGTCAAGCAGTTTCTGCTCACCGAAGGCACCGACCTCAAGTACGGCGCCCGACACCTTAAGCGTGCGATCGAACGTTTCGTGGTCTTCCCGCTCGCCAACCTCGTTGCCACCGGACAGGTCAAGCTCGGCGACTTCATCCGCATCGACATGGACTCCAGCGGCGAGATGACTTTCGTGAAGGAAGCCGAAGGTGCGCTCGTCCCGGTGCTGCTCGAGAAATACGGCCCCGAATTCGTCTCCCAGAACTCAGCCGCCCGCGCCACCCGCAGCGTCAGCCGCCGCGAAGCCGCTGGCGGAGGCTCCCTCCTCGACCACAAGTGA